The Hymenobacter chitinivorans DSM 11115 genome window below encodes:
- a CDS encoding helix-turn-helix domain-containing protein — protein sequence MKPNSLEDFYAKLRAPTEATPRPAAGGQHEVGHFNIFRVEDLMRTYPNRPQMSFDRREFYKMSLIRGRSRVEYADQAVEVERQALWFASSRVPYRWLPHTLEQSGYFCIFTEEFLLPGRSGVVLEELPMFQPGGQPVLALNDAEYAAVEAVFEKMAREITSTYAYKYDLLRTYLWELVHGGQKLQPAPAAAPNHSAAARLTSLFGELLERQFPLAAPQQQLRLRTAKDYADHLAVHVNHLNRVLKETTGHTTTELIGGRVTQEARMLLKQTTWTVSEIADSLGFTDVAHFCNFFKRQTSLTPGDFRS from the coding sequence ATGAAACCCAACTCCCTCGAAGACTTTTACGCCAAATTGCGGGCCCCCACCGAGGCTACACCCCGGCCCGCCGCGGGTGGGCAGCACGAAGTGGGCCACTTCAACATCTTTCGGGTGGAAGACCTGATGCGGACCTACCCCAACCGGCCCCAGATGTCGTTCGACCGGCGGGAGTTCTACAAGATGAGTTTGATCCGGGGCCGTAGCCGGGTGGAGTACGCCGACCAGGCCGTGGAAGTCGAGCGGCAGGCCCTGTGGTTTGCCTCTTCGCGGGTGCCCTACCGTTGGCTGCCGCACACGCTGGAGCAAAGCGGTTACTTCTGCATCTTCACCGAGGAGTTTCTCTTGCCCGGCCGCAGCGGGGTGGTGCTGGAAGAACTCCCGATGTTCCAGCCCGGCGGGCAGCCAGTACTGGCACTGAATGATGCCGAATATGCCGCCGTGGAGGCCGTTTTTGAGAAAATGGCCCGGGAAATCACCTCCACCTACGCCTATAAGTACGACCTGCTGCGCACCTACCTCTGGGAGCTGGTGCACGGCGGGCAGAAGCTGCAGCCGGCCCCGGCTGCGGCGCCCAATCACAGCGCCGCGGCCCGGCTCACCAGCCTGTTTGGCGAGCTGCTCGAGCGGCAGTTTCCCCTGGCCGCGCCCCAGCAGCAGCTGCGCCTGCGCACGGCCAAGGACTACGCCGACCACTTGGCCGTGCACGTCAACCACCTCAACCGGGTGCTCAAAGAAACCACCGGCCACACGACCACCGAGCTCATTGGCGGGCGGGTAACCCAGGAGGCCCGGATGCTGCTCAAGCAAACCACCTGGACCGTCTCCGAAATTGCCGACAGCCTCGGCTTTACCGACGTGGCCCACTTCTGCAATTTCTTCAAGCGCCAGACCAGCCTTACCCCCGGCGACTTCCGCAGCTAG
- a CDS encoding outer membrane beta-barrel protein, with protein MATTLYARVAAAGTLFLLSASACRAQTPDPVGYRWYVGADPTLEIRTVAVEDRNGQGVYLLGTTLHAGYEILPTLTLQAGLFHGRGGSLDDNFADDGTPNYVAETFKESVWGVPVLLRVRFSEPTRRFQVDALAGVSFYHIRQTKTYNKLNTYVSTDGWTPIVSQAQAWNSYYTFGFGFRYVLNRRWSLGTDLTASGNLYQRWPYGLGSGATLGARYYFH; from the coding sequence ATGGCAACCACCTTGTATGCCCGGGTAGCCGCCGCCGGCACCTTGTTCCTGCTAAGCGCCAGCGCCTGCCGGGCCCAAACTCCCGACCCCGTCGGCTACCGCTGGTACGTGGGAGCCGACCCAACGCTGGAAATCCGGACGGTGGCGGTGGAGGACAGAAATGGGCAGGGCGTTTACTTGCTGGGCACCACCCTGCACGCGGGGTACGAAATCTTGCCGACGCTGACCCTGCAAGCGGGCCTGTTTCACGGGCGCGGCGGCAGCCTGGACGATAATTTTGCCGACGACGGCACTCCCAACTACGTGGCCGAGACCTTTAAAGAATCCGTGTGGGGCGTGCCCGTGCTGCTGCGGGTGCGGTTTTCCGAACCCACCCGCCGGTTTCAGGTCGATGCGTTGGCGGGAGTCAGCTTCTACCATATCCGGCAAACCAAGACCTACAATAAGCTGAATACCTACGTCAGCACCGACGGCTGGACTCCCATCGTTTCCCAGGCCCAGGCCTGGAACAGCTATTACACCTTCGGGTTCGGCTTTCGCTACGTCCTGAATCGTCGATGGAGCCTGGGCACTGATCTTACGGCCAGTGGCAACCTGTACCAACGGTGGCCATACGGTTTGGGCTCCGGGGCGACTCTGGGGGCGCGCTACTATTTCCACTGA
- a CDS encoding alpha/beta hydrolase — translation MPLPLRYHLSALLGFAALLTSSCQGNSANSPAGGGLAESLTPDTLEWVGQKTQRLHLRAFRSPKLTSRPTLVVILHGDAPFRPPEYQYTLARQLAATYPNVVAVGLLRPGYTDAQGQQSAGTRGEATGDNYTAAAVDAVAAALRELREHYHAGRVVVAGHSGGAAIAANVLGRYPDRADAALLASCPCDVPRWRSHMLQLEEGKAIWKKSVRSLSPQALVGNVDVTVPITLVVGQADSVTPPRFSWAYWEALHQRRSLAKLVQLPGQGHELFLLPAVRQQIGPLLASR, via the coding sequence ATGCCACTGCCCCTCCGCTACCATCTGTCCGCCCTGCTTGGCTTTGCCGCTTTGCTCACCAGTAGCTGCCAGGGTAACTCGGCCAACTCCCCCGCAGGCGGCGGGCTAGCCGAGAGCCTTACTCCCGACACACTGGAATGGGTGGGCCAGAAAACCCAGCGCCTGCACCTGCGCGCCTTCCGTAGCCCCAAACTCACTTCCCGCCCCACGCTGGTGGTCATTCTGCACGGCGACGCGCCCTTTCGCCCACCGGAGTACCAGTACACCCTGGCCCGGCAATTGGCCGCCACCTACCCCAACGTAGTGGCCGTGGGCCTGCTGCGGCCCGGCTACACCGATGCGCAGGGGCAGCAGTCGGCCGGCACCCGGGGCGAGGCTACCGGCGACAACTACACCGCTGCCGCCGTCGATGCCGTGGCGGCCGCCCTGCGGGAGCTGCGGGAACATTATCACGCGGGCCGGGTCGTCGTGGCGGGTCATTCGGGCGGAGCGGCCATAGCGGCCAACGTGCTGGGTCGCTACCCCGACCGGGCTGATGCAGCCCTGCTGGCTTCCTGCCCCTGCGACGTGCCCCGCTGGCGCAGCCATATGCTACAGCTGGAAGAAGGCAAAGCCATCTGGAAAAAGTCGGTGCGCAGCCTCTCGCCCCAGGCCTTGGTTGGCAATGTGGACGTGACCGTGCCCATTACCCTGGTTGTGGGCCAGGCCGATTCGGTAACGCCGCCGCGCTTCAGCTGGGCGTATTGGGAGGCTTTGCACCAGCGGCGCAGCCTCGCCAAATTAGTGCAGCTCCCCGGCCAGGGCCACGAGCTATTTCTGCTACCGGCAGTGCGCCAACAAATTGGGCCGCTGCTAGCCAGTCGGTAG
- a CDS encoding glycosyl-4,4'-diaponeurosporenoate acyltransferase CrtO family protein yields the protein MPTSRNPAAPSAALVHALNAVPSVLWSGLALVPLSVFCYQHMARPWLWALLGVSLLGYLVPQAWFRHWQLSRSAAVYRRLGVPVVGRFTQHGTLVNTLLRRRYPQYRHVPHRRAVRALVANSYHMERFHVVLLVFFGLVSLYALAHGYFGWAALLLLTNVGYNLYPVWLQQYLRLRAPTVGGPAGPR from the coding sequence ATGCCTACTAGCCGAAACCCCGCCGCTCCCTCGGCCGCCCTGGTACACGCCCTCAATGCGGTACCGAGCGTGCTGTGGTCGGGGCTGGCGCTGGTCCCGCTGAGCGTGTTTTGCTACCAGCACATGGCCCGGCCCTGGCTCTGGGCGCTGCTGGGGGTGAGTCTGCTGGGCTATCTGGTACCCCAGGCGTGGTTTCGGCACTGGCAGCTGAGCCGCTCGGCGGCGGTGTACCGGCGGCTGGGGGTGCCGGTGGTAGGGCGCTTCACCCAGCACGGCACGTTGGTGAATACGTTGCTGCGCCGCCGCTACCCGCAGTACCGGCACGTGCCCCACCGGCGGGCGGTGCGGGCCCTGGTGGCAAACAGCTACCACATGGAGCGGTTCCATGTAGTGCTGCTGGTGTTCTTTGGGCTGGTGAGCCTCTATGCGTTGGCCCACGGCTACTTCGGCTGGGCCGCGCTGCTGCTGCTGACGAACGTGGGCTACAACCTCTACCCGGTGTGGCTGCAGCAGTACCTGCGCCTGCGGGCCCCGACTGTCGGGGGCCCCGCCGGTCCGCGCTAA
- a CDS encoding pectinesterase family protein, whose amino-acid sequence MKKLLFVWLLLFSSCVAFAQTNQLVVAQDGSGTYTTVQAALDAVPKGNDIPITIFIKKGTYKEKLNLAKKQNFVKLLGEDLNETVLVYDDYNGRQTDAGEKLGTSEAASFRVFGNNFTAENITFQNSAGLAGQAPAMWVYGDKARFINCRFLGFRDTLYTYGYGSRQYYKNCYIEGTTDFILGAATAWFEDCTLFCKPKGTCITAASTPDSIGFGYVFQRCKVVGDAPEESYFLGRPWKPAAKTVFLNCELSNVIKAKGWDHWGKEDNKQDAFFAEYKSKGPGAGAKGRTAWSRQLNVDQAAFYNYETALRGWNPQSEEATVPSLSTTQP is encoded by the coding sequence ATGAAAAAGCTCCTCTTCGTTTGGCTGCTCCTCTTCTCCTCCTGTGTTGCTTTTGCTCAAACTAATCAACTGGTAGTAGCCCAGGACGGCAGCGGCACCTACACCACGGTACAGGCCGCGCTGGATGCCGTGCCGAAAGGCAATGATATTCCGATTACCATCTTCATTAAGAAGGGTACTTATAAGGAGAAGCTAAACCTGGCCAAAAAGCAGAACTTCGTTAAGCTGCTGGGGGAAGACCTCAACGAAACCGTCCTCGTCTACGACGATTACAACGGCCGCCAGACCGACGCCGGCGAAAAGCTGGGCACCTCCGAAGCGGCTAGCTTCCGGGTTTTTGGCAACAACTTCACGGCCGAGAACATTACCTTCCAGAACTCGGCCGGCCTGGCTGGTCAGGCCCCGGCCATGTGGGTCTACGGCGACAAGGCCCGTTTTATCAACTGCCGCTTCCTGGGTTTCCGCGACACGCTCTACACCTACGGCTACGGTAGCCGGCAGTACTACAAGAACTGCTATATCGAAGGCACCACCGACTTTATCCTGGGTGCCGCCACGGCCTGGTTTGAAGACTGCACCCTGTTTTGCAAGCCCAAGGGCACCTGCATCACCGCCGCCTCCACCCCCGACAGCATCGGTTTCGGCTACGTGTTTCAGCGCTGCAAGGTAGTCGGCGACGCGCCCGAGGAGTCGTATTTTCTGGGCCGGCCCTGGAAGCCGGCCGCCAAAACCGTGTTCCTGAACTGCGAATTGAGCAACGTCATCAAGGCCAAGGGTTGGGACCACTGGGGCAAGGAAGACAACAAGCAGGACGCTTTTTTTGCCGAATACAAGTCGAAAGGTCCCGGGGCCGGGGCCAAGGGCCGTACGGCCTGGTCGCGGCAGCTCAATGTCGACCAAGCGGCTTTCTACAACTACGAAACCGCGTTGCGCGGCTGGAATCCACAATCGGAAGAGGCTACAGTGCCCTCTTTGAGCACCACGCAGCCCTAG
- a CDS encoding SDR family oxidoreductase, whose protein sequence is MRVFVTGATGFIGSAIVQELLGAGHQVLGLTRSEAGAQALTAAGAEVHRGSLDDLDSLRRGAQAADGVIHTAFNHNFQEYEAAGQTDRLAIEALGQVLAGSGRPLLVTAGLAGFAPGRPATEDDLPVALPRLSEPTAMALAEQDVRAIVIRLAASVHDRNDHGFVPTLINIAREKGVAAYVGEGLNRWPAVHRLDAARLYRLALEQGQAGARYHGVADEGIALRDLTALIGRHLGVPVVTKTAAEAPDHFGWMARFVGLDLTATNTLTRQRLGWQPTHPGLLADLEQGHYFGV, encoded by the coding sequence ATGCGAGTTTTCGTAACCGGCGCTACGGGCTTTATCGGCTCGGCCATTGTTCAGGAATTACTCGGGGCGGGCCACCAGGTGCTCGGCCTGACCCGCTCCGAGGCGGGCGCGCAGGCCCTGACCGCGGCCGGCGCCGAGGTACACCGCGGCTCCCTCGATGACCTGGACAGCCTGCGCCGCGGGGCCCAGGCCGCCGACGGCGTTATTCATACCGCCTTCAACCACAACTTCCAGGAGTACGAGGCCGCCGGCCAAACCGACCGGCTGGCTATTGAGGCCCTGGGCCAGGTGCTGGCTGGCTCCGGGCGGCCCCTGCTCGTCACGGCCGGGCTGGCGGGCTTTGCCCCGGGTCGCCCCGCTACTGAGGACGACCTCCCCGTCGCTTTGCCCCGCCTCTCAGAGCCGACGGCTATGGCCCTGGCCGAGCAGGACGTGCGGGCCATAGTAATACGCCTGGCCGCCTCCGTCCACGACCGGAACGACCACGGCTTTGTGCCCACGCTCATCAACATTGCCCGCGAAAAAGGCGTGGCGGCTTACGTGGGCGAAGGACTGAACCGCTGGCCCGCCGTGCACCGCCTCGACGCTGCCCGCCTCTACCGCCTGGCCCTGGAGCAGGGGCAGGCCGGGGCCCGCTACCACGGCGTGGCCGACGAAGGCATTGCCCTGCGCGACCTGACCGCCCTCATCGGCCGTCACCTGGGCGTGCCCGTCGTGACCAAAACGGCGGCGGAAGCTCCCGACCACTTCGGCTGGATGGCCCGCTTCGTGGGACTCGACCTGACCGCTACCAACACCCTCACCCGGCAGCGCCTGGGCTGGCAGCCCACCCACCCCGGCCTGCTCGCCGACCTGGAGCAGGGCCACTATTTCGGGGTCTGA
- a CDS encoding nuclear transport factor 2 family protein: MNSLLTVVTAYFDLVDSFTTDPAAYAAVLHPDVVQTEYPNALYKTMQRRTFSDIIDNLRIGRELLHDPHFEVQRTQLCADDTLIVEGHWQATVLSDVMDLARGQRLASQLCLVFEFKDGKIFRQRRYPCYEAF; this comes from the coding sequence ATGAATTCCCTGCTTACCGTAGTCACCGCCTATTTCGACTTGGTCGATTCGTTCACGACTGATCCGGCCGCGTATGCGGCGGTGCTCCACCCCGACGTGGTGCAGACCGAATACCCTAATGCGCTGTATAAGACCATGCAGCGCCGCACATTCAGCGATATTATCGATAATCTGCGCATTGGGCGGGAACTACTGCACGACCCCCACTTCGAGGTACAGCGCACTCAGCTCTGCGCCGACGACACGCTAATCGTGGAGGGCCACTGGCAGGCCACGGTGCTGAGCGACGTAATGGACCTGGCCCGGGGGCAACGCCTAGCGTCGCAGCTGTGTTTGGTTTTCGAGTTCAAGGACGGCAAGATCTTCCGGCAGCGCCGATACCCCTGCTACGAAGCCTTTTAA
- a CDS encoding M48 family metallopeptidase, with product MSLFTKRQLGVGALLLLLTLPVLAAPSPDSTAFSVEAATQHYLNTLTTAQKASSDAYFEGGYWLQLGNLLYGLALAAVFLVLGLSRRMKAWTQRLPTKVLPTWAYIALYILLAHLLSYPLNIYDNYVREHQYGLSNQSFGQWLTDDLKSLALSVVVGSVAVLVLYVAIRRAGRRWWVWATALAAGFLVVAVFVSPVFISPLFNKYTPLPDGPVRRQILSMARANGVPADNVYLVDASRQSKRISANVSGLGSTIRVSLNDNLLNRCTPAEVQAVMGHELGHYVLNHIPKMLIFFVLIVGLGLAFVDWAFHRLLGRYGTRWGISSIGDVGGLPLIAALFGVFTFLAQPGFNTIIRTQEQEADVFGLNAARQPDGFASTAMKLSEYRKISPTPLEEVIFFDHPSGRTRVLTAMRWKAEHLQDK from the coding sequence ATGTCCCTATTTACCAAACGCCAGTTGGGCGTCGGTGCCCTGCTTCTGCTGCTGACCCTGCCGGTGCTGGCTGCCCCTTCCCCCGATTCCACTGCCTTCAGCGTAGAGGCCGCCACCCAGCACTACCTCAACACCCTGACCACGGCCCAGAAAGCCAGCTCCGATGCCTATTTTGAAGGCGGCTACTGGCTGCAGCTCGGCAACCTGCTCTACGGCCTGGCCCTGGCCGCCGTGTTCTTGGTCCTGGGCCTGTCCCGCCGTATGAAGGCCTGGACGCAGCGCCTGCCCACCAAAGTGCTGCCCACGTGGGCCTACATTGCCCTCTATATACTACTGGCCCACCTGCTGAGCTACCCGCTGAATATCTACGACAACTACGTCCGGGAGCATCAGTACGGGCTGTCGAACCAGAGCTTCGGCCAGTGGCTGACCGATGACCTGAAGAGCTTGGCCTTGTCGGTGGTGGTGGGTAGCGTGGCGGTGCTGGTGCTGTACGTGGCCATCCGGCGGGCGGGCCGCCGCTGGTGGGTGTGGGCTACGGCCCTGGCCGCGGGATTTCTGGTAGTGGCCGTATTTGTGTCGCCGGTTTTTATCAGCCCGCTGTTCAATAAATACACCCCGCTGCCCGACGGCCCGGTGCGCCGCCAGATTCTGAGCATGGCCCGGGCCAACGGCGTGCCGGCCGACAACGTGTACCTGGTGGATGCCTCCCGGCAGAGCAAGCGGATCAGCGCCAACGTGAGCGGGCTGGGCTCCACTATTCGAGTGTCGCTCAACGACAACCTGCTCAACCGCTGCACTCCGGCCGAGGTGCAGGCCGTCATGGGCCACGAGCTGGGCCACTACGTGCTCAACCACATTCCCAAGATGCTCATCTTCTTCGTGCTCATCGTCGGGCTGGGGCTGGCCTTCGTCGACTGGGCCTTTCACCGCCTGCTGGGCCGCTACGGCACACGCTGGGGCATCAGTAGCATCGGCGACGTGGGCGGCCTACCCCTGATAGCCGCCTTGTTCGGGGTGTTTACCTTCCTGGCTCAGCCCGGCTTCAACACCATCATCCGAACCCAGGAGCAGGAAGCCGACGTCTTTGGCCTGAACGCCGCCCGCCAGCCCGACGGGTTTGCCTCCACGGCCATGAAGCTCTCCGAGTACCGCAAAATCAGCCCCACTCCGCTGGAGGAAGTCATCTTCTTCGACCACCCCAGTGGCCGCACCCGAGTCCTGACGGCCATGCGCTGGAAAGCCGAGCATCTGCAGGACAAATAG
- a CDS encoding Hsp20/alpha crystallin family protein produces the protein MAIQKYQDSFSDLASSSFSTMLDRFFNDSLAARGRVNSFSPHVDAYETEKSYEIEAALPGLKREDIKVDFHQGRLTIAGERHFRNEQNQRRYHVVESSFGSFSRSFQLPDTVDASGIQAAFEDGVLRVSVPKDEQKTRRHQIEVRGGQPLSNASTSGAGAGRMSERVGQEATDVPVQNGPTGTGGPDDNAAAAPEMAGTEPSNGVGS, from the coding sequence ATGGCTATTCAAAAGTATCAGGATTCGTTTTCGGATCTGGCTTCGTCAAGCTTCAGCACGATGCTCGACCGGTTCTTCAACGACTCACTGGCGGCGCGGGGGCGCGTGAATAGTTTCTCTCCCCACGTAGATGCCTACGAAACTGAGAAGAGCTACGAGATTGAGGCGGCCCTGCCCGGGCTCAAGCGCGAGGATATCAAGGTGGATTTCCACCAGGGCCGCTTGACCATTGCCGGGGAGCGGCACTTCCGCAACGAGCAAAACCAGCGCCGCTACCACGTGGTAGAAAGCTCCTTCGGCTCGTTTAGCCGCTCCTTCCAGCTGCCCGATACCGTCGATGCTAGCGGCATTCAGGCCGCTTTTGAAGACGGTGTGCTGCGCGTGAGCGTGCCCAAGGATGAGCAAAAAACCCGACGCCACCAGATTGAGGTGCGCGGCGGACAGCCCCTGAGCAACGCCAGCACCTCGGGCGCCGGGGCGGGCCGGATGTCGGAGCGCGTGGGGCAAGAGGCGACCGATGTGCCCGTGCAAAATGGTCCCACCGGCACCGGTGGGCCGGACGACAACGCGGCGGCCGCGCCCGAAATGGCCGGCACTGAGCCCAGCAACGGCGTGGGCTCCTAG